The sequence CGCTCGAGGAGGTGCTCTCCGGCCGCGAAGAGCGCTTCGCGTTGCAGAACGAATGGCTTTCGTCCGGCGACGGATTTTTTGTCGTGCAGATAGCGCTGAACGTGCCGGGCTATCCGAAGCGCCTTCCGAACGACGTTAAGGTCGTGGCGGCCTTCCGCGCGCTGCTGCTCGGCCGCTCTTCCGCCGCGCCGCGCGGCGAGCGCACCGTCGAGAACGGCGCCGGCGTATGCTGGCAGGGCGCGTTCGATTCGTCGCTCTGCGACGCCGCCGTGATGAAGCGCCTCGCAGTCGCCGCCGAAAGCGAAACGCCGGCCGGGCGCGCCCTCGACATCGACGTAATAACGAAAGATGGACCGCTGTCGCGCGCCGCTATGGGACTGCCTGAGCGGAGCTGCCTGCTGTGCGGCGCCCCCGCTAAGGTATGCGCGAGAAGCTGCCGGCATTCCGCGGAGGAGCTGCGCGCGCGCGTGGCGGAGCTTCTTGAGGGGGCGGAGCGCGATAAAGGTAAAAAGTGAGCCGCCTTTTGCGGCTCATTAAAATTTCCGCTTGAAAAAAGCAGGGCGGATTCATGCCGAAAAATAGCGTTTTACGATTTGCTTGTGTAATAATTGAAAAAGGCAAACGCTCGTCCGAGCGTTTCGCATTCTGTTCGGGAGGGACCATATGAACGAACGCCCTGACTGGGATATATATTTTCTTTTGCTGGCGCAGGTCGCGGCGATGCGCTCCACCTGCCTCAGGCGGAGGGTCGGCGCCGTGCTCGTGCGAGACAGGCAGATACTTAGCACGGGCTATAACGGGGCTCCGCGCGGGGTAAGCCACTGCGAGGAGGTCGGCTGCCTGAGGGAGCGCCTCGGCATCGCGTCGGGGGAGCGGCATGAGATATGCCGGGGCTCGCACGCCGAGATAAACGCGATAGCGCAGGCCGCGGCGGCGGGTACCTCGACGGCCCGTTCATGGCTCTATTGCACGCACGAGCCGTGCATATACTGTACGAAGGCGCTGATCAACGCGGGCTGCGAAAAGGTTTTTTATCTGTACGAATACCCCGACGAGCTCGCGCGCGCGGTGATGGAGGAATCCGGAGTCGAGAGCGTCCGCGTGGACCCGTCGAAGCTGCCGGAGATTATTTTTCGCTGACCGTCGAATAACCGTAAACAAAGGTGTGTGGTATCTTGAGCATTACAATCTTAGTTGCCGACGACCATCCCCTTACGCGGGAGGGCATCAGGGGCTATCTTTCCAAAGAACCGGACTTTGAAGTCGTGGGGGAATATGAAGAGGGGGCGTCGGCCTGGAAGGGGATATGCGCGCTCAAGCCGCAGGTCGCTCTGCTCGACATTCGCATGCCCGGGCTCGACGGCATCGCGATAGCGCGCAGGATCAAAGAGGAGTCCCTGCCGACGGCGGCTTTGATGCTCACGTCGTACGACGCAAGCCAGTACGTCATAGCGGCTCTGCGCGCCGGAGCGCGCGGCTATCTGCTGAAGACCGCGCCGATGAAAATCGTCTCCGAGGCCATACACAGCGCCGCGCACGGCAGCGTCTACCTTGACAACGACGTCTCGAGCGTAGTCGAGGGCGGCCGGGACTTCGTCCCCGAGCAGCTCTCGTCGAGGGAGCGCGAGGTGCTGACGCTCGCGGCGAGGGGGCACTCCGGCAAAGAGATCGCGGAAAAGCTCTTCATCAGCGAGCGCACCGTGCAGGCGCATCTCGCTTCGATCTACGACAAGCTCGGTGCGAAGAACAAGACGGAAGCGATGCTCCTTTCGATAAAGTACGGCGTGGTTACGTTGGAGGAACTCCTCGATTAAATGAAGAAGCCCCCGATGCTGTACCGTTTCATCGCAGCGCTTCTAGCCCCCGCCGCGGCCGCCATCCTGCTTGCCGGAGTGGTCTATACGCAGTTCGGGAAGAGCATGGAGGCGAACGCGAATTATTACGTCGAGAATCTGGTCGACAGCATAGCGACGCGCATCGGGGCAAAGATATGGGACGCCGCGCCCAAGGGCGTCTACAGCCGCTTTCAGGAGGGCGACGTCCCAGCCGCTACGATAACCTCGGCGCTTTCCGACATCACGCAGCCGGGAATCTTCCTCGTCCGCCGCGGCGACGGCACCGTTCTTTACCGCTCCTTCACAGATAAAAGACTCTTAAACCTGCTTGAGAAAAAATTCCGCTCGCCGGTCCCTGCAAAGATCCGCGTCGGCCTGCTCAATTACTACACTGGCATGTGCTACCGCATCCCGTACGAAGACCTCTTCGTGATCGGCGCCGTCTCGTGGGAAAAACATTTCGGCTTCATGGTGCTGTTAGTGACGGTTTGGCCTTTCATAATGGGCGCGCTCGCCGTCGCGACGGTACTGATAATCTACACGCTCTACGACAAGCTCATACTCCCCTTGAGGGCGTTCGACAGAGAAATGTCGTCGCTGCGCCTCGGCTACGGCCTCACGCGGGAGCCGGCGGACTACTCCGTGCCGGAGATGCGGCATCTGCGCTCGGCTCTCGAACTGCTCGCGCAGTCGGAGATAGAAAAAGAAAATCTGTCGCTCGATTACGTCAGCGACATCATAAAGGTGCAGGAGGAGGAGCGCGAGAGAATCTCGCGCGAAATACACGACGGACCGCTGCAGTCCGTTACCGCGCTCGTCCAGCACCTCAGGCTCCTGTCGCTCGACCTCACCGACGAAGAGGCGGCGAAGAAGATCGCGAGCGCCGAGCGCATCGCCATGGCCGGCGTCAGTGAGCTGCGCGAGTTCTGCAACAACCTTACGCCGCCGTGGCTCGACCTGGGCCTTCCGCAATCGCTCGACGAGCTCTGCAACAGGATGTCCGCGCAGTACGGCGTCGAAATAGATTTGGACGCCGGGAACTGCGGCGGCGACCTCCCGCCGCCCCTCTGCCTCTCCTTTTACAGGGTGGCGCAGGAGGCTATAAGCAACTCCGTCAACCACGGGAAGGCGACGGCGATATCGCTGCGCCTCGAAGCCGGGGAGGGCGTGCTCGCGATGCGCGTCGAGGACAACGGCACTGGGTTCGAGATGCCCGGCGACATCAAGGAGCTGCGCGTCAAAGGGCACCGCGGCATCTCCAATATGAAGGAGAGGATGCGCCTCGTAGGAGGCACTCTGGAAATCAAGTCGTCTTTCGGAATCGGCACAATTATAAGTTGTGAAGTTCCGCTTCAGAATGTAAAATAGTACAGGGCGCTGGAGCGCCGCCGCGCTTTGCGCGAACGAAACATCATATATTCGGATTCTCGAAAGGTGGGGGCCCCTCGGGCGTTGTGATGAAATTAAGGATATTGGGCGCGGCAGGCGAAGTAACCGGCTCCAATTACATGATAGAGACAAAGAATTACAAGGTCCTCGTCGACTGCGGCACGCATCAGGGGCGCGACGAAGAGAAACACGCCGGCGAGGATTTCACATACGATCCGTCGGATATAGACGCGCTGCTTTTGACCCACGCGCACATCGACCACAGCGGTAGGATACCGCTGCTCGTAAAAGAAGGTTTCAAAGGAAAAGTTTACTGTACGAACGCCACGTCCGAGCTCGTCGAGATACTTCTGCGCGACTCGGCTCATCTGATGCGCGAGGATGCGGAGTGGCGCACGCGCAAAAACGCGCGCCGCGGGCTGCCTCCCGTCGAGCCTATCTATGGCGAAAAGGACGTCGAGGATATGCTGACGCACCGCCAGCCGCTCCCATACGACGAAGTAGTCGACATCCTCCCCGGACTTTCGGTGCGCTTCCGCGAGGCGGGGCATATATTGGGAAGTTCGATAATTGAAGCGTGGATATCCGAGGAGGAGGGACAGAAGCCCGTCAAAGTGGTCTTTTCGGGCGACCTCGGGCAGCTCGACGGCGTTATAGAGAAGCCGCCGACCGTCATCGACGAGGCGGACTTCGTGCTCATCGAATCCACCTACGGCGACAGAATGCACAAGTCGCTCGCCGACACGCGCGCCGAGTTCCAGAGCGCTATGGAGGAGGCGATACGCTCGGGCGGAAAGGTGCTCGTGCCGACCTTCGTGGTAGACCGCGCGCAGAGGATGCTCTACGAGTTCAAGCTTCTCCAGAAGAAGCTGCCCGGCCTCCGGATGCCGCCCATTTATCTCGACTCGCCCATGGGAGTCAGGACGACCGAGATATATTCGAAATACAAGCATCTGCTCTCGCGCGAGCTGAAAGAGCTGCTCGCAGCCGGCGAAGACCCCTTCGAGCCCGACGGCTTCCGCTTCGTGCGCACCGCCGAAGAATCGCGCGCGATAAACGACGTGAACGAGGCCATAGTCTTAGCCGGAAGCGGCATGTGCTCCGGAGGGCGCATCATGCACCATTTGAAGCACAGCCTGTACAGAAGGGACACGCAGGTCTTCTTCGTCGGCTATCAGGCCCACGGCACGCTCGGACGACGCCTCGTCGACGGAGCGAAGACGGTGAGGATCATGGGCGAGGAGGTGGCGGTCAACGCGGCCTTCCGCACGCTGAACGGCTTTTCAGCGCACGCCGACCAGGACGACCTGCTGAAATGGGCCGGGCATTTCCCGCGGAAGGCGCAGTTCGTCGTAGTGCACGGCGAGCCTAAATCTTCCGAGGCCCTCGCGCAGTGTCTCGCGTACGAGGGTTACTTCGCGCGGGTGCCGGCCTTCGGCGACGAGATAGATCTGAGCTCCAGGGCGCCGGAAGACGCCAGGTGCCCCGTTATTTCACACCGTATGCGCGACCGCGTCGACATCTATCCGCAGGACGTGGAGGACGCCCTCAACGATATCGCCTCCTGCATGGAGGATATGAAAGAGGGCGTGATAAGCAACGCAAAACGGTACAAGGAGACCATGCCGCTGCTGATATCCGCCCGCGTGCTGCTCGAGGCCGCCGCTGCGCTGAGCGACGGCAGGCTGGCGTACAAAGAAAGGACCCCGGCAAAATAAAAGCCGCGGCGACAGGGGATAAAGGATGGGAAGTCAGATGGTGAAAAAGGCCGTAATTGCCGCAGTATGCGTGTGCTGCGCTGCGGCGCTTCTGCTTTTCATATTTTTCGGCCCGGGCTCGAAGGGCATCATGACGATGCTGCCGAAGCCGGACGAAAGGGAAATGTATTTGATAGCCGAGACGACGGGCGGTTGTCCCGAGCTCGTCGTCTCGCTTTTCAGCGAATCCTTCGGTGCGGAAGGCAGAAGCATGTCGGCCGAAAGCGCGCTGCTGGCTGCCGCGGCCGCGGCCGAGGAGGCGGCGCTGCTCGTCGAGAAAAATGAGGGCGACGGATATCGTCTCTGCGCGTCGCTGCACTTTTCCTCCGCCGAAACTTCGTCGCTGAAGAAGGGCAGGCTCGGCGCCGAGCTCGGCAAGATATTCAAAAGCGCCTCGATACGTGAGGGCGGGGCTGAGGGAGTTTTCGCGATAGAATCGGCCGCGTTCGGCGAGCCGCTGTTCTATAAGGTAAGCGGAAGATACACCGCGATGGCGGCCGACGCGGCCGCCTTGCGCCGCATGGAAGAGGCGTCGAAGCGCAGCTCCGCGAACCTCGGCGGCAAGAAATGGAGCGTGGAGAGAGGATGGCCCGCGCATATCGAAATATGCGACGGCGGCGCGATCACCGCGAACGCGAAGGAAAAATTCCCGGTGACGCTCGAAGCCGCATGGCGCGGCGCCGACGCAGAAGAGGCTTCCCCCGCCGAAGGCGAGGCGCGCTGGGCCTTCGTCAACCTCGGCAAGCCCGCCGAGCTGTGGCTTTCGCGCTCCCTCAAGGCCGAAAAATGGGAGACGGGAAACTATCTGATACCGGAGCCGCTCCTCTTCTCCGCCGGTATAAACCTGCCGGAGCCGAAGGGGAAATATAAAGACTGGCCCTTCCCGCTTTCGTCGCTCGGAGAGATAGCGGAGAACATAGGGCTCAGCGACTCTCAGGCGAGAGAAATCCTCGGGGGGCAGACCGTCTTTTCGCTCGGAGGGCAGAATAGGATATTGTGGTTCTCGCTGCCTGGCTTCCTCGTCGAATTCACCGGACGTCCCGCGCTGATGAGGGAACTCGTCGAAAAATTCTGGGAGAATCTCTTCTTCGGCGCGGAGCCGAAGCCTATGGCCGGCTTTGAGGCAGGCGGCTCGGCTAATCTGCCCTTCTCGGCGGTGGGAGCCGCGCGCGGGGGTGTAGCGGCGCTCGGCCTCGCGACGCCGCAGTCGCTTGAGGGCGGAGCCAAGACCCTCGGCAGATATCTTAAGGACGGCGAAGAGGCGATAGGCTGGGCGATAGCCGACCTGCCGCGCATCGGCGCCGCGCTCTCCGATATGACCAAGATGAGCAGCTTCCTCGAAGAGGAGGCTTACGAGGATGAAGATTTTTCCGATTTTGAAAGCGGAGGCGTCCCCGGCATGCTTCAGCCGGATATAACGACGACCCCTTTTGATCAAGAGATAGCTGACTCCTTCGGAAACGTCCTCAAACGCATGGGGCGCATATTCATAGTATGGGAAAAACCCCTCTCCGGCAGGCTGCTGTGGTACAGCTCGCAGAAGTCGGCAAATTAAACCTGGAGGTTTTCATATGTACACAAACGCACTGAAAGTGCTGCGCGAGCGCGGCTTTATCGAGTGGAGCAGCCACGGCGAAGAGCTTGAGAAGCACTTCGCCGAAAATATGGTCACGGGCTACGTCGGCTTCGACCCAAGCGCCGACAGCCTGCACGTCGGCAACCTCGTCGCGATAATGGGGCTCGCGTGGCTGCAGCGCCTCGGACACCGGCCGATCGCGCTGGCCGGCGGCGGCACGGGCAGGATAGGCGATCCCTCCGGCAAGAGCGCCGAGCGCAATCTGCTAGCCGAGGATCAGATTCTGCACAACGTCGGATGCATAGCGGCACAGCTGAGGCACTTCCTCGACTTCAACTGCGGCGAGAACAGCGCGCTGCTGCTGAACAACAACGACTGGCTCAAAAAGCTGAATTATATAGAATTCCTGCGCGACATCGGCAAATTCTTCTCCGTCAGCTTCCTCGTCAACCGGGAATACGTGCGCGCGCGCGTGCTCGACCCCGACAAGTCGATAACCTACACCGAGCTCTCCTACATACTGCTGCAGGCCTTCGACTTCGACCACCTCTACGGAGGATACGGCTGTACGCTTCAGATGGGCGGCAACGACCAGCAGGTCAACATCATCGCCGGCATGGAACTGGCGCGCAAGAAATCCGGCGGGCAATGCTACGGCATGACCTTCCCGCTGCTGCTCAACGCGCAGGGGCAGAAATTCGGGAAATCCGAAAGCGGGGCCGTCTACCTATCGCCCGAGCGCACGAGCGTCTACAAATTTTATCAGTTCTGGATCAACGTCGACGACAGAGATCTGGAGAAGCTCTACAAGCTCTTCACCTTCCGAGGGCTCGGCGAGATAAAGGCTCTGCTCGCGGAGCACGAAAAAGCGCCGCATCTGCGCGCGGCTCAGAAGGAGCTGGCGTGGGAGATGACCTGCCGCGTGCACGGCGAAGAGGCGGCGGCGCGCGCTAAGGCCGCGAGCGCGGTGCTCTTCGGCGAAACTAAGATAAAGGACGCCCCCGCCGAGGCGCTGGAAACGCTCTCCGCCGAAATAGCCTGCACCGAGACCGAACTCTCCGACGACAAGACCGTCGCCGACTACCTCGTCCAGTGCGGCGCGAGCGAGTCGAAGGGCGACGCGAAGAAAAAGATCAAGGCCGGCGGCGCGTACCTGAACGGCGAAAAGCTGACCGACGCCTTCCGCAGGCTCACGGAGGAGGACCTTCTTGCCGGGCGCTTCGTGCAGCTCAACATAGGCAAAA is a genomic window of Synergistes jonesii containing:
- the tyrS gene encoding tyrosine--tRNA ligase, with product MYTNALKVLRERGFIEWSSHGEELEKHFAENMVTGYVGFDPSADSLHVGNLVAIMGLAWLQRLGHRPIALAGGGTGRIGDPSGKSAERNLLAEDQILHNVGCIAAQLRHFLDFNCGENSALLLNNNDWLKKLNYIEFLRDIGKFFSVSFLVNREYVRARVLDPDKSITYTELSYILLQAFDFDHLYGGYGCTLQMGGNDQQVNIIAGMELARKKSGGQCYGMTFPLLLNAQGQKFGKSESGAVYLSPERTSVYKFYQFWINVDDRDLEKLYKLFTFRGLGEIKALLAEHEKAPHLRAAQKELAWEMTCRVHGEEAAARAKAASAVLFGETKIKDAPAEALETLSAEIACTETELSDDKTVADYLVQCGASESKGDAKKKIKAGGAYLNGEKLTDAFRRLTEEDLLAGRFVQLNIGKKDFRLLKIK
- a CDS encoding response regulator transcription factor, encoding MSITILVADDHPLTREGIRGYLSKEPDFEVVGEYEEGASAWKGICALKPQVALLDIRMPGLDGIAIARRIKEESLPTAALMLTSYDASQYVIAALRAGARGYLLKTAPMKIVSEAIHSAAHGSVYLDNDVSSVVEGGRDFVPEQLSSREREVLTLAARGHSGKEIAEKLFISERTVQAHLASIYDKLGAKNKTEAMLLSIKYGVVTLEELLD
- a CDS encoding deoxycytidylate deaminase; translated protein: MNERPDWDIYFLLLAQVAAMRSTCLRRRVGAVLVRDRQILSTGYNGAPRGVSHCEEVGCLRERLGIASGERHEICRGSHAEINAIAQAAAAGTSTARSWLYCTHEPCIYCTKALINAGCEKVFYLYEYPDELARAVMEESGVESVRVDPSKLPEIIFR
- a CDS encoding sensor histidine kinase, which gives rise to MKKPPMLYRFIAALLAPAAAAILLAGVVYTQFGKSMEANANYYVENLVDSIATRIGAKIWDAAPKGVYSRFQEGDVPAATITSALSDITQPGIFLVRRGDGTVLYRSFTDKRLLNLLEKKFRSPVPAKIRVGLLNYYTGMCYRIPYEDLFVIGAVSWEKHFGFMVLLVTVWPFIMGALAVATVLIIYTLYDKLILPLRAFDREMSSLRLGYGLTREPADYSVPEMRHLRSALELLAQSEIEKENLSLDYVSDIIKVQEEERERISREIHDGPLQSVTALVQHLRLLSLDLTDEEAAKKIASAERIAMAGVSELREFCNNLTPPWLDLGLPQSLDELCNRMSAQYGVEIDLDAGNCGGDLPPPLCLSFYRVAQEAISNSVNHGKATAISLRLEAGEGVLAMRVEDNGTGFEMPGDIKELRVKGHRGISNMKERMRLVGGTLEIKSSFGIGTIISCEVPLQNVK
- a CDS encoding MBL fold metallo-hydrolase RNA specificity domain-containing protein, with translation MKLRILGAAGEVTGSNYMIETKNYKVLVDCGTHQGRDEEKHAGEDFTYDPSDIDALLLTHAHIDHSGRIPLLVKEGFKGKVYCTNATSELVEILLRDSAHLMREDAEWRTRKNARRGLPPVEPIYGEKDVEDMLTHRQPLPYDEVVDILPGLSVRFREAGHILGSSIIEAWISEEEGQKPVKVVFSGDLGQLDGVIEKPPTVIDEADFVLIESTYGDRMHKSLADTRAEFQSAMEEAIRSGGKVLVPTFVVDRAQRMLYEFKLLQKKLPGLRMPPIYLDSPMGVRTTEIYSKYKHLLSRELKELLAAGEDPFEPDGFRFVRTAEESRAINDVNEAIVLAGSGMCSGGRIMHHLKHSLYRRDTQVFFVGYQAHGTLGRRLVDGAKTVRIMGEEVAVNAAFRTLNGFSAHADQDDLLKWAGHFPRKAQFVVVHGEPKSSEALAQCLAYEGYFARVPAFGDEIDLSSRAPEDARCPVISHRMRDRVDIYPQDVEDALNDIASCMEDMKEGVISNAKRYKETMPLLISARVLLEAAAALSDGRLAYKERTPAK
- a CDS encoding citrate lyase holo-[acyl-carrier protein] synthase; protein product: MTPLEEVLSGREERFALQNEWLSSGDGFFVVQIALNVPGYPKRLPNDVKVVAAFRALLLGRSSAAPRGERTVENGAGVCWQGAFDSSLCDAAVMKRLAVAAESETPAGRALDIDVITKDGPLSRAAMGLPERSCLLCGAPAKVCARSCRHSAEELRARVAELLEGAERDKGKK